TTCGAGGGACTCAGCAACCTGCGCTACCTGAACCTGGGCATGTGCAATCTCAAGGAGATTCCCAACCTCATCCCACTGGTCAAGCTGGACGAGCTAGAGATGTCAGGGAACCAGCTGACGGTCATCAGACCCGGCTCCTTCAAAGGGCTGATCCACCTGCAGAAGCTGTGGATGATGCACGCCCAGATCCAGACCATTGAGAGGAACTCCTTTGATGACCTGCAGTCGCTTGTGGAGCTCAACCTGGCCCACAACAACCTCACTCTGCTGCCCCATGATCTCTTCACCCCCCTGCACCACCTAGAGAGAGTCCACCTCCACCACAACCCCTGGAACTGCAACTGTGACATCCTGTGGCTCAGCTGGTGGCTCAAAGAGATGGTGCCGGCCAACACCAGCTGCTGCGCCCGCTGTAGTTCCCCAGCAAGCCACAAGGGGCGCTACATCGGTGAGCTGGACCAGAACTATTTCCATTGTTATGCACCGGTTATCGTAGAGCCTCCGGCTGACCTGAACGTGACAGAGGGCATGGCAGCGGAGCTGAAGTGCAGGGCAAGTTCTCTGACCTCAGTCAGTTGGATTACACCCAACGGCTCCATTATGACCCACGGTGCATACAAGATTCGCATTTCCGTGCTAAACGATGGCACGCTCAACTTCACCAACGTCACCATGCAGGACACGGGCACCTACACCTGCATGGTGAGCAACTCAGCGGGCAATACCACAGCATCTGCCACACTGAACGTGTCATCCACAGAGAACGTCCTGAGCTACTTTACCACAGTGACAGTGGAGACCATAGAGCCAGTGCATGACGAGGGGCGCACCACAGTTGGGCATAATGTGGGCCCTACCCCCTCTGCCGGCTCCTGGGAGACCGTCTCATCCacatctaccaccaccaccaccacggccCGGACACCTCTCTCCACTCGGGTCACAGAGAAGACCTTTACCATCCCCGTCACAGACCTGAACGGCGGCTCAATGACCGGCCTGGACGAGGTGATGAAGACCACCAAGATCATCATCGGATGCTTTGTGGCCATCACCCTCATGGCCGCTGTCATGCTCATCATCTTCTACAAGATGAGAAAGCAGCACCACCAGCAGAATCACCATGCACCCCAGCGCACCATCGAGATCATCAACGTGGACGAGGACTGTGTGACGGGCGGGCCGGCCATGGAGGGCCACCTGACTCTTCCCCCGCTCGAGCATGAGCACCTCAACCATTACAACACCTATAAGACTGCGTACAACCACGTCTCCACCATCAACTCCATACACAGCTCGGCGCACGAACCTTTGTTAATCCGGGCCAGCTCGAAAGACAATGTACAAGAGACCCAGATCTAAAACTTTTTTCATAATGAGACGAACTGATAAAATTACTAAAAGGGACATTATTGGATATTAGTTATGAGGACTATGAATGGGAAGTGGAGGACTTGACTCACTGTGTGTCCAGGGTATCAGTGGTTGATGTTTATTCAATGACATTGGGAAGGAACTAGGGTATGTCTAATGTTTCAAAAAGTGTCTTTACAAAACAGAAGTTATTTatttaagaaaaaatatattgtggTTAATCAAGAAAAAAACTGTATTCTGCAAATAttttttcagcacttatttcatcagatgttttgtttttcttcatttgaGGGAGGGTGGTTTACTAATATGCTTACAAACTCTATGTGACTCTAATGCTAACCATAAGTCTGTATGTGATGGCAAGTTGGCAATCACTTTTTACCCCACATACTTTGAGAATTTCTAGATAACCGCAGAGATTTCCTCCTGCCACAAATTAATTGATGAAATCTTTTGTGACCATCTGTTAATTTAGATGGATTAAAAGCTTGGTCGTTATCTGAGGGTGAACGCTGGGACTGTCAGCGATGAAATCTGATAATAACACAATATTTCATTAAATCTTCCACTCAAATGCATTAGACACAGATGTACACTTGGCTCTGCCATCGATAGATTGGGGACGTTAAACGAGGGTAGTGTGTTCCAAACTAACCCAGGGCCAACTGTTAGCAACAAGCGATTCAtagttgtttcactgtgtttatTGCGCCAGAAAGTCACACGTTTCACACAGTGTTTTTGTCTCATTTACACGTTGTGCATTTATACTATTTGTGATTCCTTCTTTATTCTATTAGCTCTAATCCATAATAACTTTGTGAGTCACACAAAGATGCTTTAAGATCACTTTGGCAAATGTAGTCAAGCATATGAGAGCTCCCTGAATGCCATTCCCCTTGTTTCCATCTGACACCATCTGTTATAATGGTGTGCCATTCCATCACAGATATGGGCGCATTTCCAGAAGATTGCTGTATCATATTAATGTGGTTCCTGAGAAATTAAGCACTTCTCCAGGTGTTGAAAGATCTAATAATTTGTCCAAAAGAAGATTCCTAGAACTCCCCCAATAATTCTGGTGTAATAATCAGAATTATAATAATCCTGTATGAACTctctgtgacctctgacccctgacttCAAGGAGCTGACTGGTGAGTGGGAGAGGGAGTTTAGGACCCCGAACACAGCTGTTTCTTCCAGCACATTGCCTGTCGTCTGTAGTCTGTTCCCACATTGGGCACGGCAGCCTCAGATTCACACCGGGCTCCTGCCAAGTGCAGGATGAAGCCCAGAGGACAGAGTGCCAGGGCTTTTGCAGAGAGAGGATTTAGGTATGAAGCGTGTGACGTCGGGCATCAAGCAGATGTTCAGGTCACACCTGCATCCCTCTACCTCGGCCATGGCACCATTTCCATTTTAATTGATGTGCCTGCAGGGGCTTTGGGTGGACAGCTTTTCACAGGCACCCTGTTCCCTGGAAAACGTTCAATAGGCCCCACAGTGAAAGATGGTGCCATAAATACAGAGGCCAAACAAGTACCCTTCACATCCAAGGCTTAGCCACATGCCCCAGGTGTCTCTTTATAGATGAGGTGAACTgatatttttttctcccttttacTTTTGATCTCCACACCCTCCATAATGTCAAACATCTAAGAAAGAGTATGCAACAGTCCTTTTTCATTCGGTTCCATTCTGTTTCTTAGAAAATAAATGATTGTGTACTATTTTACATTTTCCAGAAGGTTGGGGGTAAATTCTCATCATTGTTTCCCATCCAGATGTCATCTAGTTCTTCTCTGGGAATAAGCACTATTAATGATATGATGTCAAATACAGTAGTGGGCTGATTCATTCACCATAGAAACCATGACCTTGAGCGGAAAGGCATGAGCTAACAGAGTTCCCATTGGCTAGATGCTTTACTCATTACTCATAGTCAAATGGAAATATTTCTATGGATAGCATTAATGGAAATGCACCTCAACTATGTCACAATATTTTTACAGTGACGTAATAGTATGTCATCCCCTTGCACTTGACCAGTGTTTGGCAATAAACAGTAAGGTATAGAGGTTGTTGCAGATGATAATGCTATGTTGTGTCATCCCAGTTACTTTTCCACTTAAACTTAGACAGTAGGGGATGCAGGACCAGAGAATAGACACATGATGCAATCAGTATAACAGTCACTTTTACAGTATACGTTTGGCAGCAAGTGCACAGAATGACGTaatccacaaagatgaatgaaTAACTTATTTTAATGTCATGTGGCACTTAATGACGTCATTAATAATTAAGTAAACTCCATCTCACATGAGCTTCTTCAACCCAGTTTTAGTCAACATGAAACAAATATGTTCCTCAGTGTGACATCCCTGCCAATACAATAACTACTCATGGTGAAACATGTTTACATGAAGTTTAGCACAGTGGTaaaccatgtctttgtgtgtttggggaTCATGGTGTGGTCTGGATCCAAAAGTTTGAAATAAGAGTTTATCTatcttcctttctctttccttcaTTATTTTGAGACTTTTATGGTGAATCTATTGAAATGTAGTCAATCCATCTcattctgtatgtactgtacctcAGTGTTTTGGTTGG
This portion of the Salvelinus sp. IW2-2015 linkage group LG4q.1:29, ASM291031v2, whole genome shotgun sequence genome encodes:
- the LOC111962587 gene encoding leucine-rich repeat-containing protein 4C-like, coding for MLNKMTSSWQQQTMRGPRWNRVLSDPLFVLLLALQLLAVAGLVRAQTCPSVCSCSNQFSKVICTRRGLRDVPDGISTNTRYLNLQENLIQVIKVDSFKHLRHLEILQLSKNHIRNIEIGAFNGLASLNTLELFDNRLTTIPNGAFEYLSKLKELWLRNNPIESIPSYAFNRVPSLRRLDLGELKRLSYISEGAFEGLSNLRYLNLGMCNLKEIPNLIPLVKLDELEMSGNQLTVIRPGSFKGLIHLQKLWMMHAQIQTIERNSFDDLQSLVELNLAHNNLTLLPHDLFTPLHHLERVHLHHNPWNCNCDILWLSWWLKEMVPANTSCCARCSSPASHKGRYIGELDQNYFHCYAPVIVEPPADLNVTEGMAAELKCRASSLTSVSWITPNGSIMTHGAYKIRISVLNDGTLNFTNVTMQDTGTYTCMVSNSAGNTTASATLNVSSTENVLSYFTTVTVETIEPVHDEGRTTVGHNVGPTPSAGSWETVSSTSTTTTTTARTPLSTRVTEKTFTIPVTDLNGGSMTGLDEVMKTTKIIIGCFVAITLMAAVMLIIFYKMRKQHHQQNHHAPQRTIEIINVDEDCVTGGPAMEGHLTLPPLEHEHLNHYNTYKTAYNHVSTINSIHSSAHEPLLIRASSKDNVQETQI